In Silene latifolia isolate original U9 population chromosome 3, ASM4854445v1, whole genome shotgun sequence, a single window of DNA contains:
- the LOC141649057 gene encoding uncharacterized protein LOC141649057 produces the protein MAVQGQLATVDNLQRRGFSLANRCCLCECHEEDHAHLFFSCPFSKHLWSSVLQWMHIIRPALSLHQELSLQVSMPTWRKHWYLISIAAVVHSIWTERNRRIFAQERFSHSALLSKLKFQIAVRMHMRHSELFIASVQAD, from the coding sequence ATGGCAGTTCAAGGGCAGCTTGCTACTGTGGATAATCTTCAAAGAAGAGGATTTTCCCTTGCGAATAGATGTTGTTTGTGTGAGTGCCATGAGGAGGACCATGCTCATCTCTTCTTCTCTTGTCCTTTTTCTAAACATCTTTGGTCGTCTGTCCTTCAGTGGATGCATATTATCAGACCTGCTTTATCCTTGCATCAAGAACTTTCTCTTCAAGTTTCTATGCCAACTTGGAGGAAGCATTGGTATCTCATCTCCATTGCTGCTGTGGTACATTCTATATGGACTGAACGGAATCGTAGGATCTTTGCTCAAGAGAGGTTCTCCCACTCTGCTCTGCTCAGCAAGCTTAAGTTTCAGATTGCAGTTCGTATGCATATGCGCCATTCTGAGCTTTTTATAGCTAGTGTTCAGGCTGATTAA